The Vulpes lagopus strain Blue_001 chromosome 14, ASM1834538v1, whole genome shotgun sequence genome window below encodes:
- the PGAM5 gene encoding serine/threonine-protein phosphatase PGAM5, mitochondrial isoform X3 — MAFRQALQLAACGLAGGSAAVLFSAVAVGKPRAGGDAEPRVVEAPAWAGTARPGPGVWDPNWDRREPLSLVNLRKRNLDSGEEELASRLDHCKAKATRHIFLIRHSQYHMDASLEKDRTLTPLGREQAELTGLRLASLGLKFNKIVHSSMTRAIETTDIISKHLPGVCKVSTDLLREGAPIEPDPPVSHWKPEAVIPCSAPSSIMKMEPGLRPPSGTTSIGQMSSSRKTVTRSSSAMPMSSATSCAGHCSSLLKAGSACLSTMAA; from the exons ATGGCGTTCCGACAGGCGCTGCAGCTGGCGGCCTGCGGCCTGGCCGGGGGCTCGGCAGCTGTGCTCTTCTCCGCCGTGGCGGTGGGGAAGCCCCGCGCGGGCGGGGACGCGGAGCCGCGCGTGGTCGAGGCGCCGGCGTGGGCGGGGACCGCGCGTCCCGGGCCGGGCGTCTGGGACCCCAACTGGGACAG GCGAGAACCACTATCCTTGGTCAACCTGCGGAAGAGGAACCTAGACTCTGGAGAAGAAGAACTGGCGTCCAGGCTGGACCACTGCAAAGCAAAGGCCACACGACACATCTTCCTCATCAGGCACTCCCAGTACCACATGGATGCCTCCCTGGAAAAGGACCGCACTCTAACACCCCTGG GTCGTGAACAGGCTGAACTAACTGGGCTCCGACTTGCAAGCTTGGGGTTGAAGTTTAATAAGATTGTCCATTCGTCTATGACCCGAGCCATAGAAACCACTGACATCATCAGCAAGCACCTGCCAG GTGTCTGCAAGGTCAGCACAGACCTGCTGAGGGAAGGCGCCCCCATTGAGCCCGACCCGCCTGTGTCCCACTGGAAGCCAGAGGCTGTG ATTCCTTGCTCTGCCCCCAGCAGTATTATGAAGATGGAGCCCGGATTGAGGCCGCCTTCCGGAACTACATCCATCGGGCAGATGTCAAGCAGCAGGAAGACAGTTACGAGATCTTCATCTGCCATGCCAATGTCATCCGCTACATCGTGTGCCG ggCACTGCAGTTCCCTCCTGAAGGCTGGCTCCGCCTGTCTCTCAACAATGGCAGCATAA
- the PGAM5 gene encoding serine/threonine-protein phosphatase PGAM5, mitochondrial isoform X1, translating to MAFRQALQLAACGLAGGSAAVLFSAVAVGKPRAGGDAEPRVVEAPAWAGTARPGPGVWDPNWDRREPLSLVNLRKRNLDSGEEELASRLDHCKAKATRHIFLIRHSQYHMDASLEKDRTLTPLGREQAELTGLRLASLGLKFNKIVHSSMTRAIETTDIISKHLPGVCKVSTDLLREGAPIEPDPPVSHWKPEAVQYYEDGARIEAAFRNYIHRADVKQQEDSYEIFICHANVIRYIVCRALQFPPEGWLRLSLNNGSITHLVVRPDGRVALRTLGDTGFMPPDKISRS from the exons ATGGCGTTCCGACAGGCGCTGCAGCTGGCGGCCTGCGGCCTGGCCGGGGGCTCGGCAGCTGTGCTCTTCTCCGCCGTGGCGGTGGGGAAGCCCCGCGCGGGCGGGGACGCGGAGCCGCGCGTGGTCGAGGCGCCGGCGTGGGCGGGGACCGCGCGTCCCGGGCCGGGCGTCTGGGACCCCAACTGGGACAG GCGAGAACCACTATCCTTGGTCAACCTGCGGAAGAGGAACCTAGACTCTGGAGAAGAAGAACTGGCGTCCAGGCTGGACCACTGCAAAGCAAAGGCCACACGACACATCTTCCTCATCAGGCACTCCCAGTACCACATGGATGCCTCCCTGGAAAAGGACCGCACTCTAACACCCCTGG GTCGTGAACAGGCTGAACTAACTGGGCTCCGACTTGCAAGCTTGGGGTTGAAGTTTAATAAGATTGTCCATTCGTCTATGACCCGAGCCATAGAAACCACTGACATCATCAGCAAGCACCTGCCAG GTGTCTGCAAGGTCAGCACAGACCTGCTGAGGGAAGGCGCCCCCATTGAGCCCGACCCGCCTGTGTCCCACTGGAAGCCAGAGGCTGTG CAGTATTATGAAGATGGAGCCCGGATTGAGGCCGCCTTCCGGAACTACATCCATCGGGCAGATGTCAAGCAGCAGGAAGACAGTTACGAGATCTTCATCTGCCATGCCAATGTCATCCGCTACATCGTGTGCCG ggCACTGCAGTTCCCTCCTGAAGGCTGGCTCCGCCTGTCTCTCAACAATGGCAGCATAACCCACCTGGTGGTACGGCCAGATGGCCGAGTGGCGCTCAGGACCCTCGGGGACACGGGGTTCATGCCTCCAGACAAGATATCGCGCTCCTGA
- the PGAM5 gene encoding serine/threonine-protein phosphatase PGAM5, mitochondrial isoform X2, which translates to MAFRQALQLAACGLAGGSAAVLFSAVAVGKPRAGGDAEPRVVEAPAWAGTARPGPGVWDPNWDRREPLSLVNLRKRNLDSGEEELASRLDHCKAKATRHIFLIRHSQYHMDASLEKDRTLTPLGREQAELTGLRLASLGLKFNKIVHSSMTRAIETTDIISKHLPGVCKVSTDLLREGAPIEPDPPVSHWKPEAVYYEDGARIEAAFRNYIHRADVKQQEDSYEIFICHANVIRYIVCRALQFPPEGWLRLSLNNGSITHLVVRPDGRVALRTLGDTGFMPPDKISRS; encoded by the exons ATGGCGTTCCGACAGGCGCTGCAGCTGGCGGCCTGCGGCCTGGCCGGGGGCTCGGCAGCTGTGCTCTTCTCCGCCGTGGCGGTGGGGAAGCCCCGCGCGGGCGGGGACGCGGAGCCGCGCGTGGTCGAGGCGCCGGCGTGGGCGGGGACCGCGCGTCCCGGGCCGGGCGTCTGGGACCCCAACTGGGACAG GCGAGAACCACTATCCTTGGTCAACCTGCGGAAGAGGAACCTAGACTCTGGAGAAGAAGAACTGGCGTCCAGGCTGGACCACTGCAAAGCAAAGGCCACACGACACATCTTCCTCATCAGGCACTCCCAGTACCACATGGATGCCTCCCTGGAAAAGGACCGCACTCTAACACCCCTGG GTCGTGAACAGGCTGAACTAACTGGGCTCCGACTTGCAAGCTTGGGGTTGAAGTTTAATAAGATTGTCCATTCGTCTATGACCCGAGCCATAGAAACCACTGACATCATCAGCAAGCACCTGCCAG GTGTCTGCAAGGTCAGCACAGACCTGCTGAGGGAAGGCGCCCCCATTGAGCCCGACCCGCCTGTGTCCCACTGGAAGCCAGAGGCTGTG TATTATGAAGATGGAGCCCGGATTGAGGCCGCCTTCCGGAACTACATCCATCGGGCAGATGTCAAGCAGCAGGAAGACAGTTACGAGATCTTCATCTGCCATGCCAATGTCATCCGCTACATCGTGTGCCG ggCACTGCAGTTCCCTCCTGAAGGCTGGCTCCGCCTGTCTCTCAACAATGGCAGCATAACCCACCTGGTGGTACGGCCAGATGGCCGAGTGGCGCTCAGGACCCTCGGGGACACGGGGTTCATGCCTCCAGACAAGATATCGCGCTCCTGA